A window from Rhinoraja longicauda isolate Sanriku21f chromosome 26, sRhiLon1.1, whole genome shotgun sequence encodes these proteins:
- the LOC144606183 gene encoding aldehyde dehydrogenase family 3 member A2-like isoform X1, translating to MDRIQTVVAVARAAYNLGKSRPLEFRVQQLKAMERMLTEKKDLISEALQKDLHKNDFAVQVYEIAGIMGEITLAINKLPEWVEPEHVSKNMMTMMDTVYIHRQPLGVVLIIGAWNYPLALVLQPLVGAIAAGNAAVVKPSEVSGNMAQVLAQLLPQYLDKDMYPVITGGAEVATELLKHHFDHILYTGSTAVGRIVMEAAAKHLTPVTLELGGKSPCYVDTDCDLDVACRRIAWGRYTNCGQTCIAPDYILCNKNIQDEMVKKIVTAITEFYGSDPQKSPDYGRIVNQRHFQRIMSLLKGVNVVYGGKNDEGDLYIAPTIVTDVDPDSRIMQEEIFGPVLPIVTVSGVDEAIAFISQRDKPLALYVFSHNKKLVQKMIRMTSSGGVTANDCLIHYTIAALPFGGVGKSGFGAYHGKYSFDTFSHRRACVLKSLGMEKVNSIRYAPANDSKQKWLLWLLAKQGNGKKLQLVGLVILGALISIIMKVSLKRYI from the exons ATGGACCGGATACAGACCGTGGTGGCCGTTGCTCGAGCTGCCTATAACCTGGGCAAAAGCCGCCCACTGGAATTCCGCGTGCAGCAGCTGAAGGCCATGGAGAGGATGCTGACGGAGAAGAAGGATCTAATCTCGGAGgcgctgcagaaggacctgcacAAG aatgattttgcggTGCAAGTTTATGAAATAGCAGGGATAATGGGCGAGATCACGTTGGCCATAAACAAGCTGCCCGAGTGGGTGGAGCCAGAACACGTGTCGAAGAACATGATGACCATGATGGACACCGTGTACATCCACCGCCAGCCTCTTGGTGTGGTTCTTATCATTGGGGCCTGGAACTACCCATTGGCGCTGGTGCTGCAGCCGTTAGTTGGGGCCATCGCGGCAG GAAACGCAGCGGTGGTGAAGCCGTCAGAAGTGAGTGGGAACATGGCACAGGTCCTGGCCCAGCTCCTCCCTCAGTACCTGGACAAG GACATGTACCCAGTAATCACCGGAGGGGCAGAAGTGGCAACGGAGCTGTTGAAGCACCACTTCGACCACATCCTGTACACGGGCAGCACTGCCGTCGGCAGGATCGTCATGGAGGCTGCCGCCAAGCACCTGACGCCCGTCACCCTGGAGCTCGGCGGCAAGAGTCCGTGCTACGTGGACACGGACTGCGATCTGGACGTTGCCTGCAG GCGTATAGCTTGGGGCCGATACACCAACTGTGGCCAAACCTGCATCGCCCCCGACTACATCCTGTGCAATAAAAACATCCAAGACGAAATGGTGAAGAAGATCGTCACCGCTATTACA GAATTTTACGGATCCGATCCCCAGAAATCTCCGGACTACGGGCGAATTGTCAACCAGCGACATTTTCAGAGAATTATGTCTTTGTTGAAGGGAGTGAATGTGGTGTATGGCGGTAAAAACGACGAAGGGGATCTCTACATAG CTCCCACCATTGTGACGGACGTGGATCCCGACTCCAGGATCATGCAGGAGGAGATCTTTGGGCCGGTGCTGCCCATCGTCACGGTCAGTGGTGTGGACGAGGCCATCGCCTTCATCAGCCAGCGCGACAAGCCCCTGGCTCTGTACGTCTTCTCCCACAACAAGAAG ctgGTTCAGAAGATGATCAGGATGACTTCCAGTGGTGGAGTAACAGCCAACGACTGCCTCATCCATTACACGATCGCGGCACTCCCGTTCGGGGGCGTGG GTAAGAGTGGCTTTGGGGCGTACCACGGCAAATACAGCTTCGACACGTTTAGCCATCGGCGAGCTTGTGTGTTGAAGTCGCTGGGCATGGAAAAGGTGAACAGTATCCGGTACGCACCCGCCAATGACTCCAAGCAGAAGTGGCTTCTGTGGCTGTTGGCAAAGCAGGGAAATGGCAAGAAACTGCAGCTCGTTGGGCTTGTCATCCTAGGAGCACTGATTTCCATAATAATGAAGGTGAGTCTGAAGCGATATATATAA
- the LOC144606183 gene encoding aldehyde dehydrogenase family 3 member A2-like isoform X2, whose protein sequence is MDRIQTVVAVARAAYNLGKSRPLEFRVQQLKAMERMLTEKKDLISEALQKDLHKNDFAVQVYEIAGIMGEITLAINKLPEWVEPEHVSKNMMTMMDTVYIHRQPLGVVLIIGAWNYPLALVLQPLVGAIAAGNAAVVKPSEVSGNMAQVLAQLLPQYLDKDMYPVITGGAEVATELLKHHFDHILYTGSTAVGRIVMEAAAKHLTPVTLELGGKSPCYVDTDCDLDVACRRIAWGRYTNCGQTCIAPDYILCNKNIQDEMVKKIVTAITEFYGSDPQKSPDYGRIVNQRHFQRIMSLLKGVNVVYGGKNDEGDLYIAPTIVTDVDPDSRIMQEEIFGPVLPIVTVSGVDEAIAFISQRDKPLALYVFSHNKKLVQKMIRMTSSGGVTANDCLIHYTIAALPFGGVGKSGFGAYHGKYSFDTFSHRRACVLKSLGMEKVNSIRYAPANDSKQKWLLWLLAKQGNGKKLQLVGLVILGALISIIMKFYFKW, encoded by the exons ATGGACCGGATACAGACCGTGGTGGCCGTTGCTCGAGCTGCCTATAACCTGGGCAAAAGCCGCCCACTGGAATTCCGCGTGCAGCAGCTGAAGGCCATGGAGAGGATGCTGACGGAGAAGAAGGATCTAATCTCGGAGgcgctgcagaaggacctgcacAAG aatgattttgcggTGCAAGTTTATGAAATAGCAGGGATAATGGGCGAGATCACGTTGGCCATAAACAAGCTGCCCGAGTGGGTGGAGCCAGAACACGTGTCGAAGAACATGATGACCATGATGGACACCGTGTACATCCACCGCCAGCCTCTTGGTGTGGTTCTTATCATTGGGGCCTGGAACTACCCATTGGCGCTGGTGCTGCAGCCGTTAGTTGGGGCCATCGCGGCAG GAAACGCAGCGGTGGTGAAGCCGTCAGAAGTGAGTGGGAACATGGCACAGGTCCTGGCCCAGCTCCTCCCTCAGTACCTGGACAAG GACATGTACCCAGTAATCACCGGAGGGGCAGAAGTGGCAACGGAGCTGTTGAAGCACCACTTCGACCACATCCTGTACACGGGCAGCACTGCCGTCGGCAGGATCGTCATGGAGGCTGCCGCCAAGCACCTGACGCCCGTCACCCTGGAGCTCGGCGGCAAGAGTCCGTGCTACGTGGACACGGACTGCGATCTGGACGTTGCCTGCAG GCGTATAGCTTGGGGCCGATACACCAACTGTGGCCAAACCTGCATCGCCCCCGACTACATCCTGTGCAATAAAAACATCCAAGACGAAATGGTGAAGAAGATCGTCACCGCTATTACA GAATTTTACGGATCCGATCCCCAGAAATCTCCGGACTACGGGCGAATTGTCAACCAGCGACATTTTCAGAGAATTATGTCTTTGTTGAAGGGAGTGAATGTGGTGTATGGCGGTAAAAACGACGAAGGGGATCTCTACATAG CTCCCACCATTGTGACGGACGTGGATCCCGACTCCAGGATCATGCAGGAGGAGATCTTTGGGCCGGTGCTGCCCATCGTCACGGTCAGTGGTGTGGACGAGGCCATCGCCTTCATCAGCCAGCGCGACAAGCCCCTGGCTCTGTACGTCTTCTCCCACAACAAGAAG ctgGTTCAGAAGATGATCAGGATGACTTCCAGTGGTGGAGTAACAGCCAACGACTGCCTCATCCATTACACGATCGCGGCACTCCCGTTCGGGGGCGTGG GTAAGAGTGGCTTTGGGGCGTACCACGGCAAATACAGCTTCGACACGTTTAGCCATCGGCGAGCTTGTGTGTTGAAGTCGCTGGGCATGGAAAAGGTGAACAGTATCCGGTACGCACCCGCCAATGACTCCAAGCAGAAGTGGCTTCTGTGGCTGTTGGCAAAGCAGGGAAATGGCAAGAAACTGCAGCTCGTTGGGCTTGTCATCCTAGGAGCACTGATTTCCATAATAATGAAG TTTTACTTCAAATGGTAA